The following coding sequences are from one Lujinxingia vulgaris window:
- a CDS encoding TIGR01777 family oxidoreductase encodes MKRVAISGARGLVGRALRERLEAEGVEVVAMVRSREREGISWSAERGELDEAALSEVDAVVHLAGESLAASRWTEAQKKRILESRVKGTELIAGALARMEKGPKTLICASAVGYYGDTGSQWVDETAPSGEGFLAEVCRAWEEACEPARGAGVRVVNARLGVITSSEGGALDKMMLPFKMGVGGPMGSGDQYMSWVALDDVVGALRWLLLESELEGPVNVVSPNPVTNAEFAKALGKAMHRPAVMPTPGFALKIALGKEMAEEMLLIGQRVRPKRLQEGGYAFEHPRVDEALRDAVSE; translated from the coding sequence ATGAAGCGAGTGGCGATCAGCGGGGCACGTGGGCTTGTGGGAAGGGCGTTGCGCGAGCGGCTTGAGGCCGAGGGGGTGGAGGTTGTGGCGATGGTGCGCTCGCGCGAGCGGGAGGGCATCTCTTGGTCGGCGGAGCGTGGCGAGCTCGATGAGGCGGCGCTCTCGGAGGTCGATGCGGTGGTGCATCTTGCCGGGGAAAGTCTGGCGGCGAGCCGGTGGACCGAGGCGCAGAAGAAGCGAATTCTGGAGAGTCGGGTCAAGGGCACCGAGCTGATTGCCGGGGCGCTGGCGAGAATGGAGAAGGGGCCAAAGACGCTGATTTGCGCCTCGGCGGTGGGGTATTATGGCGACACCGGCAGTCAGTGGGTCGACGAGACGGCACCGTCGGGGGAGGGGTTTCTGGCGGAGGTGTGTCGGGCGTGGGAGGAGGCCTGCGAGCCGGCGCGCGGGGCGGGCGTGCGTGTGGTTAACGCCAGACTCGGCGTGATCACCTCTTCGGAAGGCGGCGCGCTCGATAAGATGATGCTCCCCTTTAAGATGGGCGTGGGCGGGCCGATGGGCAGCGGTGATCAGTACATGAGCTGGGTGGCGCTCGATGATGTAGTTGGGGCGCTGCGTTGGCTTTTGCTGGAGTCGGAGTTGGAGGGGCCGGTCAACGTGGTCAGCCCCAACCCGGTGACCAACGCCGAGTTTGCGAAGGCGTTGGGTAAAGCGATGCATCGCCCGGCGGTGATGCCCACGCCGGGGTTTGCGCTGAAGATCGCGCTGGGCAAAGAGATGGCCGAAGAGATGTTGCTCATCGGGCAGCGTGTGCGTCCGAAGCGTCTTCAAGAAGGTGGGTACGCGTTTGAACATCCCCGGGTGGACGAGGCGCTGCGCGATGCGGTGAGCGAGTGA
- a CDS encoding GGDEF domain-containing protein, translating to MASSTPTPARPRLAGLPLMALAMFAFLALMVAPRQTDAQPAPSIRVSANSNVSLARGVKVIADADAHYTPADLPELRRIAGDLPLHTGGTLPFEVGRHVLLFDVINTAPDPNVVLSFLLPTVQEVELIATPKLGGLPQHLRTGRTLHALDRPLPVVGHSLPLSLRPDEPYEIALFITARVPPHIHLGEIELQSRRTFNQHSLRLQITLLLSLGILLALTVHSLSIWARVREQVYLYFACYTFASAMLWLTHYELLRIFVMPDTDTSLLNLTANNAMVLFVLLFSREFLSLRLVSPRLARVFDAATLAVTLLLGVIPIASYTLVYHLQAGAAALALSLMALGVWRSWRAGVSAARIFLLAFSLLFIGASLTIADAIILDLPTATVRLATLASTALGMLAMAYSVAERMQQLQGRVSTAENVARTDSLTRLRNRSAFEEDIAAMLDAEQNPDVMVVFCDLDGLKSINDERGHKHGDELLFAFADELQQGFRDVDQIYRIGGDEFVLLLPNPGAPGERDWLENRVEHILERLRRRGFARADVSIGAAHLDEVEGDPMGALALADSRMYHAKNAKKSAAKDRARSLA from the coding sequence ATGGCTTCTTCGACGCCCACACCTGCGCGCCCCCGACTCGCCGGCCTGCCTCTGATGGCCCTGGCGATGTTCGCTTTTCTTGCGCTCATGGTCGCCCCCCGCCAGACCGACGCCCAGCCGGCCCCCTCGATCCGCGTAAGCGCCAACTCAAACGTCTCCCTGGCACGCGGCGTCAAGGTCATCGCCGACGCAGATGCCCACTACACTCCAGCCGATCTTCCCGAACTTCGGCGCATCGCCGGCGATCTTCCCCTGCACACCGGCGGCACCCTCCCCTTCGAGGTGGGCCGCCACGTACTGCTCTTCGACGTCATCAACACCGCCCCAGACCCCAACGTCGTGCTCTCCTTTTTGCTCCCCACCGTGCAGGAGGTCGAGCTCATCGCCACCCCCAAACTTGGCGGCCTGCCTCAACATCTTCGCACCGGGCGCACCCTCCACGCTCTGGACCGCCCGCTGCCGGTCGTCGGCCACAGCCTGCCCCTCTCCCTGCGCCCGGATGAGCCCTACGAGATCGCACTCTTCATCACCGCGCGGGTCCCGCCGCACATTCACCTCGGTGAGATCGAGCTGCAGTCCCGACGCACCTTCAACCAGCACAGCCTGCGCCTGCAGATCACGCTCTTGCTCTCCCTGGGCATCCTGCTGGCACTCACGGTGCACTCCCTCTCCATCTGGGCGCGGGTGCGCGAGCAGGTCTACCTCTACTTCGCCTGCTACACCTTCGCCTCCGCCATGCTCTGGCTGACGCACTACGAGCTTTTGCGCATCTTCGTGATGCCCGACACCGACACCAGCCTGCTCAACCTGACGGCCAACAACGCGATGGTGCTCTTTGTGCTCCTCTTCTCCCGGGAGTTTCTGAGCCTGCGGCTGGTCTCACCGCGCCTGGCCCGCGTCTTCGATGCGGCCACCCTGGCCGTCACGCTCTTGCTCGGCGTCATCCCGATCGCGAGTTACACCCTGGTCTACCACCTGCAGGCCGGCGCCGCCGCGCTGGCGTTGAGCCTGATGGCCCTGGGCGTCTGGCGCTCCTGGCGCGCCGGGGTGAGCGCCGCCCGCATCTTTTTGCTGGCCTTTAGCCTGCTCTTCATCGGCGCCTCACTGACCATCGCCGACGCTATTATCCTCGATCTTCCCACCGCCACGGTGCGCCTGGCCACCCTGGCCAGCACCGCCTTAGGCATGCTCGCGATGGCCTACTCGGTGGCTGAGCGCATGCAACAACTTCAGGGCCGCGTCTCCACCGCCGAAAACGTCGCCCGCACCGACAGCCTCACCCGCCTGCGCAACCGCAGCGCCTTCGAAGAAGACATCGCCGCGATGCTCGACGCCGAGCAAAACCCCGACGTGATGGTCGTCTTCTGCGACCTCGACGGCCTCAAGTCCATCAACGATGAGCGCGGCCACAAACACGGCGACGAGCTCCTCTTCGCCTTCGCCGACGAGCTCCAGCAGGGCTTTCGCGACGTCGACCAGATCTACCGCATCGGCGGCGATGAGTTCGTACTTCTGCTCCCCAACCCCGGCGCCCCTGGCGAGCGAGACTGGCTTGAGAATCGCGTCGAGCACATCCTGGAACGCCTGCGCCGGCGAGGATTTGCACGCGCCGACGTCAGCATCGGCGCCGCCCACCTCGACGAGGTCGAAGGCGACCCGATGGGAGCCCTGGCCCTGGCCGACAGCCGCATGTACCACGCCAAGAACGCCAAAAAGAGCGCCGCGAAAGATCGCGCGCGCTCTCTGGCCTGA
- a CDS encoding peroxiredoxin — translation MAKLEVGDRAPDFELPDASGRPVRLSRELARGPVLLVFYPGDFSPVCTRQLCSYRDSYDRFASLGVTVLGISDDTIDKHRRFTEEHQFPFALLADPQREVIDAYAGTGMMSGGRAHRANFLVGQDGRLAYVFVEKVSLFHRGADELYEAVRAALEQGAQAPK, via the coding sequence ATGGCGAAGTTAGAGGTCGGTGATCGCGCGCCCGATTTTGAGTTGCCCGATGCCTCGGGCCGTCCGGTGCGTCTGAGCCGGGAGCTTGCGCGGGGGCCGGTGCTGCTGGTGTTTTACCCGGGTGATTTTTCGCCGGTGTGCACCCGACAGCTATGCAGCTACCGCGACAGCTACGATCGTTTTGCGTCGCTGGGGGTAACAGTACTGGGGATCAGCGACGACACCATCGATAAGCACCGTCGTTTTACAGAGGAGCATCAATTTCCCTTTGCGTTGCTGGCCGATCCGCAGCGGGAGGTGATCGACGCGTACGCCGGCACCGGGATGATGTCGGGGGGCCGGGCGCATCGGGCGAACTTTCTGGTGGGGCAGGATGGGCGGCTGGCCTACGTCTTTGTGGAAAAGGTCAGCCTTTTTCATCGCGGCGCCGACGAGCTCTATGAGGCGGTGCGCGCGGCGCTGGAGCAGGGGGCTCAGGCGCCGAAGTAG
- a CDS encoding cysteine hydrolase family protein, which translates to MTLTGLPDKSSLELPELPITSTLTLDPKSTALIVVDMQNDFVDPDGSLFVQAAPSTLPAIADLVERTRKSGARVVFTQDTHGPDDREFEIWPVHCVEGTWGWKIVDQLTPKPGDLILRKARYDAFYGTELEHYLSRIWKIETLIIVGTVANICVAQTAASAGLRWFDVVVPADGISALTAFDQASTLRQITSLYNGKVLGRGADLNFG; encoded by the coding sequence ATGACGCTCACCGGCCTGCCTGACAAATCTTCCCTGGAGCTGCCCGAGCTCCCCATCACCAGCACCCTGACCCTCGACCCCAAAAGCACCGCCCTGATCGTCGTCGATATGCAAAATGACTTCGTCGATCCCGACGGCTCGCTCTTTGTGCAGGCGGCGCCCTCTACCCTGCCGGCGATTGCCGATCTGGTGGAGCGCACGCGCAAGAGCGGCGCCCGCGTCGTCTTCACCCAGGACACCCACGGCCCAGACGACCGCGAGTTTGAGATCTGGCCGGTGCACTGCGTCGAGGGCACCTGGGGCTGGAAGATCGTCGATCAACTCACCCCGAAACCCGGCGACCTCATCCTACGAAAGGCCCGCTACGACGCCTTCTATGGCACCGAGCTTGAGCACTACCTCTCGCGCATCTGGAAGATCGAGACCCTGATCATCGTGGGCACCGTCGCCAACATCTGCGTCGCCCAGACCGCCGCCTCCGCCGGGCTTCGCTGGTTCGATGTGGTCGTTCCCGCCGATGGCATCAGCGCGCTCACCGCATTTGACCAGGCCTCAACCCTGCGCCAGATCACCTCGCTCTACAACGGCAAGGTCCTCGGGCGCGGGGCCGACCTGAACTTCGGCTGA
- a CDS encoding SPW repeat protein → MATLTQSPRRAVLVYAFILSGGIWLLLSPYLLGFSWDPNAWWNATLIGASLTLIALLRFANPTGLTGLRWTTVIVALWLMISPFVADYYDIRAAFWSAFIVGALTLIVATSEAASRPLRAR, encoded by the coding sequence ATGGCCACCCTCACCCAGTCCCCTCGCCGCGCCGTACTGGTCTACGCCTTCATTCTGAGCGGCGGCATCTGGTTGCTGCTCTCCCCCTACCTGCTGGGTTTCTCCTGGGACCCCAACGCCTGGTGGAACGCCACGCTCATCGGCGCAAGCCTCACGCTCATCGCCCTTTTGCGCTTTGCCAACCCCACCGGCCTTACCGGCCTGCGCTGGACAACGGTCATCGTCGCCCTCTGGCTGATGATCAGCCCCTTTGTGGCCGACTACTACGACATCCGCGCCGCCTTCTGGAGCGCGTTTATCGTCGGCGCCCTCACGCTCATCGTCGCCACCAGTGAGGCCGCAAGCCGTCCCCTTCGCGCCAGATAG
- the map gene encoding type I methionyl aminopeptidase produces the protein MAISEADLTKLRRIGSIVAETIQEMADHLKAGMTTGELDAIGRAYLEKHGARSAPELVYNFPGATCISVNHRAAHGIPGDLEIADGDLVNIDVSAELDGFFGDSGASFGVGTITEEQQALLSATEEALEKAMSMARHGRPIQMVGRVVETMARKRGFTVIRNLGGHGIGRSLHEKPSFIPHFYDRSEKRRFKEGMVLTLEPFLAMGAKEVEDSDDGWTLLTENRGLVAQFEHTMVITRDEPIVLTRRAGASKVG, from the coding sequence ATGGCCATTTCGGAAGCTGACCTCACGAAGTTGCGACGCATTGGAAGCATCGTCGCCGAGACCATCCAGGAGATGGCCGACCACCTTAAAGCGGGCATGACCACCGGGGAGCTCGACGCGATCGGGCGCGCCTACCTGGAAAAACACGGTGCGCGTTCGGCGCCGGAGCTCGTCTACAACTTCCCCGGGGCGACCTGCATCAGCGTCAACCACCGCGCCGCCCACGGCATCCCCGGCGACCTGGAGATTGCCGATGGGGATCTTGTGAACATCGATGTCTCCGCGGAACTCGACGGGTTTTTTGGGGACTCGGGCGCCTCCTTTGGGGTGGGCACGATCACCGAGGAGCAGCAGGCCCTGCTCAGCGCGACCGAAGAGGCGCTGGAGAAGGCGATGAGCATGGCGCGCCACGGGCGTCCCATTCAGATGGTGGGGCGTGTGGTGGAGACGATGGCGCGCAAGCGCGGGTTTACGGTGATCCGCAACCTGGGCGGTCACGGCATCGGGCGCAGCCTTCATGAGAAGCCCAGCTTCATCCCGCATTTTTACGATCGCAGCGAGAAACGCCGCTTTAAGGAGGGCATGGTGCTCACCCTGGAGCCCTTTCTGGCGATGGGGGCCAAAGAGGTCGAAGACAGCGACGATGGCTGGACGCTGCTCACCGAAAACCGCGGGCTCGTGGCGCAGTTTGAACACACGATGGTGATCACGCGCGATGAGCCGATCGTGCTGACGCGTCGCGCGGGGGCGTCAAAGGTGGGGTGA
- a CDS encoding glutamine--tRNA ligase/YqeY domain fusion protein has product MTNPSDTPTPSNFIHDIIDADLEAGRVVNVVTRFPPEPNGYLHIGHAKSIVLNFGIAQKYGGQCHLRFDDTNPLTEDEEYVASIQNDVRWLGYDWGEHLYFASNYFEKMYACALHLVKEGKAYVDSQSQEEIRQMRGTLTEPGKPSPYRERSVEENLELLEKMRAGEFGDGEHVLRAKIDMSNPNMLMRDPLIYRIRHATHHNTGDDWCIYPMYDFAHALEDAFEGVTHSICTLEFENNRELYDWVIANCPVKSEPHQYEFARLNLGYTVMSKRKLLQLVRDEVVQGWDDPRMPTIAGMRRRGVPPEALRAFCQLIGVAKANSTVDIQLLEYAIRDELNMKAPRVMAVIDPVKVVITNYPEDQVEWLDADYFPHDVPLEGTRKVPFSRELYIERDDYLEDAPKKWYRLAPGAEVRLRYGYYITCDEAIYGEDGELKELRCTYDPESRGGSTPDGRKVRGTIHWVSAAEAKPATFNLYDRLFTVERPDGDSEIDFQEYLNPESLVVAQGFVEPSVADDADDVRYQFERQGYFWRDSSSSNEALVFNRVVGLRDSWSKQQKKDEPKQATPKPKAEKSTKDAGAKASSSDDRPNKRPASYERDQARAANPELAARQMRYAQEMGLSEDDADLLSGDMDVATFFEAALSAYDTPASVAPWIVNEVLPLVPEEKTVAALDVSADDVATLVKMVDADRITTAVSREVLQAVLEGAGDPEKVVAERGLEKVSDAASLEPVIDEVMANNPDNVARYREGKTTLLGFFIGQVMRATGGAADAVKVREMLERKLGEG; this is encoded by the coding sequence ATGACAAACCCCTCCGACACCCCGACGCCTTCGAACTTCATCCACGACATCATCGACGCCGACCTTGAGGCCGGGCGCGTCGTCAACGTGGTGACGCGTTTTCCGCCCGAGCCCAACGGCTACCTGCACATCGGCCACGCCAAGTCGATCGTGCTCAACTTCGGCATCGCGCAGAAGTACGGCGGCCAGTGTCATCTTCGCTTTGATGACACCAACCCGCTCACCGAGGATGAGGAGTACGTCGCCTCGATTCAGAACGACGTGCGCTGGCTCGGCTATGACTGGGGCGAACATCTGTATTTTGCGTCGAACTACTTTGAGAAGATGTATGCGTGCGCGCTTCATCTGGTCAAAGAGGGCAAGGCCTACGTCGACAGCCAGAGCCAGGAGGAGATCCGCCAGATGCGCGGCACGCTCACCGAGCCGGGTAAGCCCAGCCCCTACCGCGAGCGCAGCGTGGAGGAGAACCTGGAGCTTCTCGAGAAGATGCGCGCCGGGGAGTTTGGCGATGGTGAGCATGTGCTGCGGGCGAAGATCGACATGAGCAACCCCAACATGCTCATGCGCGATCCGCTGATCTACCGCATCCGTCATGCCACCCACCACAACACCGGCGACGACTGGTGCATCTACCCGATGTACGACTTTGCCCACGCGCTCGAAGACGCGTTTGAGGGGGTGACCCACTCGATCTGCACCCTGGAGTTTGAGAACAACCGCGAGCTCTACGACTGGGTGATTGCGAACTGCCCGGTGAAGAGCGAGCCGCATCAGTATGAGTTTGCCAGGCTCAACCTGGGCTACACGGTGATGAGCAAGCGTAAGTTGTTGCAGCTGGTGCGCGACGAGGTTGTGCAGGGCTGGGACGATCCGCGCATGCCGACCATCGCCGGAATGCGCCGTCGCGGGGTGCCGCCGGAGGCGCTGCGCGCCTTCTGTCAGCTTATCGGCGTGGCCAAGGCCAACAGCACCGTCGACATTCAGCTGCTGGAGTACGCGATCCGCGATGAGCTCAACATGAAGGCGCCGCGGGTCATGGCGGTGATCGATCCGGTCAAGGTCGTGATCACCAACTACCCCGAAGATCAGGTGGAGTGGCTCGACGCTGACTACTTCCCGCACGATGTGCCGCTGGAAGGTACGCGTAAGGTGCCCTTTAGCCGCGAGCTCTACATTGAGCGCGACGACTACCTCGAAGACGCCCCGAAGAAGTGGTACCGGCTGGCGCCGGGCGCCGAGGTGCGCCTGCGCTACGGCTATTACATCACCTGCGATGAGGCGATTTACGGGGAGGATGGCGAGCTCAAAGAGCTGCGCTGCACCTACGACCCGGAGTCGCGTGGGGGCTCGACGCCCGACGGGCGCAAGGTGCGCGGCACGATCCACTGGGTGAGCGCGGCCGAGGCGAAGCCCGCCACGTTTAACCTCTACGACCGGCTCTTTACGGTGGAGCGCCCCGACGGCGACTCGGAGATCGATTTTCAAGAATACCTCAATCCGGAGTCGCTGGTGGTGGCGCAGGGCTTTGTGGAGCCCAGCGTGGCCGACGACGCCGATGATGTGCGCTACCAGTTTGAGCGTCAGGGCTACTTCTGGCGCGACAGCTCCTCGAGCAATGAGGCCCTGGTGTTTAACCGCGTCGTGGGGCTTCGGGACTCCTGGTCGAAGCAGCAGAAAAAGGACGAGCCGAAGCAGGCAACGCCGAAGCCGAAGGCCGAGAAGTCCACAAAAGACGCGGGTGCGAAGGCCTCCTCGAGCGATGATCGCCCCAACAAGCGCCCGGCCTCCTATGAGCGCGACCAGGCCCGCGCGGCCAACCCGGAGCTGGCTGCCCGCCAGATGCGCTACGCCCAGGAGATGGGGCTGAGCGAGGACGACGCCGATCTGCTCAGCGGTGATATGGACGTGGCGACCTTCTTTGAGGCGGCGCTTTCGGCCTACGACACCCCGGCGTCTGTGGCGCCCTGGATCGTCAATGAGGTGCTGCCGCTGGTGCCCGAAGAGAAGACGGTGGCCGCGCTGGATGTGTCGGCTGATGATGTGGCGACGCTGGTGAAGATGGTCGACGCCGATCGCATCACCACGGCGGTGAGCCGCGAGGTGCTGCAGGCGGTGCTGGAGGGCGCCGGCGATCCGGAGAAGGTGGTGGCAGAGCGGGGCCTGGAGAAGGTCAGCGACGCCGCCTCGCTGGAGCCGGTGATCGACGAGGTCATGGCCAACAACCCCGACAATGTGGCGCGTTACCGCGAGGGGAAGACCACGCTTCTGGGCTTCTTCATCGGGCAGGTGATGCGCGCCACCGGCGGGGCGGCCGACGCGGTGAAGGTGCGCGAGATGCTTGAGCGTAAGCTGGGCGAAGGCTAA
- a CDS encoding DUF362 domain-containing protein: MDRRNFLKHLASLSALLASGAWVGCAPSTSATTRRMPLRVGASAANPTRKRSPVALISAIDRREATEKALGMFSIVLRGKRVFIQPTLHSRKPSPYSTHTHILATLARHCRSHECTELAVGTRHPDQPTAPLFRAKQLPTMARELGFDLLAIDELPSHQWRHVRPEPSAWEQGFALPRQVLDADVYIQLTTALVGDEPPHLKMALHGARGLLGRRVPGTEHNLFEELASSADPTARQLELVEARPPDLILLDAIDVDMEPRRYERCGVFIAGVDPLAVDAVGLALMRRYQTPDVLADGELFDHPLLRAAASRGSMISSASEIELLSDEASAPLAEELGARLGI; encoded by the coding sequence ATGGATCGCCGCAACTTCCTGAAGCACCTCGCAAGCCTGAGCGCTCTGCTGGCCAGCGGCGCCTGGGTGGGATGTGCGCCCTCGACCTCAGCGACCACTCGGCGCATGCCGCTACGTGTGGGCGCGAGCGCTGCGAACCCCACACGCAAACGCTCACCAGTGGCGCTCATCTCAGCCATCGATCGCCGCGAGGCCACCGAAAAAGCGCTGGGTATGTTCAGCATCGTGCTCCGGGGAAAGCGCGTCTTCATTCAGCCCACGCTGCACAGCAGGAAGCCCTCCCCCTACTCAACGCATACCCACATCCTGGCCACTCTGGCGCGGCATTGCCGCTCCCACGAGTGCACCGAGCTCGCCGTGGGCACACGTCATCCCGACCAGCCCACCGCCCCGCTCTTCCGCGCCAAACAACTTCCGACGATGGCCCGGGAGCTCGGCTTTGATCTCCTGGCCATCGATGAGCTCCCCTCCCACCAGTGGCGCCACGTGCGCCCCGAGCCCTCGGCCTGGGAGCAGGGCTTTGCGCTCCCCCGGCAGGTCCTCGACGCCGACGTTTATATTCAGCTCACCACGGCTCTGGTCGGCGATGAGCCGCCGCACCTGAAGATGGCGCTACATGGCGCGCGCGGACTGCTGGGAAGACGCGTGCCCGGCACCGAGCATAACCTCTTTGAAGAGCTCGCCAGCAGCGCCGATCCGACCGCGCGCCAGCTGGAGCTGGTCGAGGCGCGTCCTCCCGATCTGATCCTCCTCGACGCCATCGATGTGGACATGGAGCCCCGACGTTACGAGCGCTGCGGGGTCTTCATCGCCGGCGTCGATCCGCTGGCGGTCGACGCGGTGGGGCTCGCGCTGATGCGCCGCTACCAGACTCCCGACGTGCTGGCCGATGGCGAGCTCTTCGATCATCCGCTGCTGCGCGCAGCCGCCTCGCGCGGCTCAATGATCAGCTCCGCGTCCGAGATCGAACTTCTCAGCGATGAGGCCAGCGCGCCGCTTGCCGAAGAGTTAGGTGCGCGCCTGGGGATCTGA
- a CDS encoding DUF2505 family protein, with amino-acid sequence MKFTMTHRFDCPAELLWDIFDDPEFDRRLEEATGVRREVLDSATEGAVETKRLRCVSLKEMPAVMSKALGTESFEFEQTNALDRQKGEMVWKVKPAVLADRIDAQGVTKVAPEGSSCVRTIEGEIVIRIPLVGKKMEGKLTENIKSSYEEAARIAREMVKERGLSNS; translated from the coding sequence ATGAAGTTTACGATGACCCACCGTTTCGACTGCCCCGCCGAGCTGCTCTGGGATATTTTTGATGATCCCGAGTTTGATCGCCGCCTCGAAGAGGCCACCGGCGTGCGCCGTGAGGTGCTCGATAGTGCCACCGAGGGCGCTGTGGAGACCAAGCGTCTGCGCTGCGTCTCGCTCAAAGAGATGCCCGCGGTGATGTCGAAGGCCCTGGGTACCGAGAGTTTTGAGTTTGAGCAGACCAACGCCCTCGATCGTCAGAAAGGGGAGATGGTCTGGAAGGTCAAACCCGCGGTGCTGGCCGATCGCATTGATGCTCAGGGTGTGACGAAGGTGGCCCCGGAGGGCTCCAGCTGCGTGCGCACCATTGAGGGGGAGATCGTCATTCGCATCCCTTTGGTGGGCAAGAAGATGGAGGGCAAGCTCACCGAGAACATCAAGTCCTCGTACGAAGAGGCCGCGCGCATCGCCCGCGAGATGGTCAAGGAGCGGGGGCTCTCCAACTCCTGA